The following is a genomic window from uncultured Draconibacterium sp..
TACAGGACGAGGATGTTTGGGTGGATGCCATGCAACCTCAGTTTCAGCAGCCAATTTGGGATTTAATGCATGAACGTGCACAGGATGTGGATGCACTGGTTGCTGTCAGCAATTATTTTGCCGGTGAAATGAAAAAACGCATGCGCCTGGACGATAAAAAGGTGCACACTTTTTATTTAGGAGTTGATGTGGAGGATTATCCATACATCCCTGTAAAAGAGAAGCCGAAAAACGTTGGTTATATATCAAGAATGTGCCACAAAGATGGATTCGATATTGTGGTGGATGCTTTTATCGAATTGAAAAAGAAGGCTGGTTTTGAGGAGGTGAAACTGATTGCCACAGGAGGTTTGACTGGTGATGATAAAAAGTTTTTTAAAGAACAAAAGCATAAGCTGAAAGAGGCTGGTTTGTTACATCAGTTTGAAATGGTGGAAGAGTTTGAAGGAGCTGCCCGCCATGATTTTTTCAAGCAAGTTGCTATGATCTCTGTCCCGGTTCGTATAGGCGAGGCATTTGGAATGTATTTGCTTGAAGCCATGGCATCAGGAGTGCCGGTGGTGCAGCCTGCTTTGGGAGCATTTCCCGAGATTGTGGATGTTTCTGGTGGAGGAATTACTTATTCGCCAAACACGCTGGAAAAATTGAGTGAAAGCTGGACGGAACTATTGAATGATCCTGATAAATTAGAAAAATTGAGCCAGGCTGCTTATGAAGGAACAGCAAAGAAATTTAATATACATAACCATGCAGCCGAGATCGTTGAGCTTTATGAAACCCTTCGACTCCGCTCAGGGTGACGTCATCCTGAGCGGAGTCGAAGGATGAATTTTCAGCAGGAAGTTCAAAGGACTAAGTATGAAATTATTCTATGTATATATTGTAAAGTGTAGCGACAATAGCTATTATGTTGGCGTTACAAATGATATTGAACGAAGGTTAGAAGAACACAATCAAGGTGTCTCAGAAAATAGCTACACTTATAAAAGGAGACCGGTAACGCTGGTTTTTTATGAAACCTATAACGATTTTAAAATTGCCGAACAATGGGAGAAGAGGCTAAAAGGCTGGTCGAGAAGAAAAAAGAAAGCTTTGATTGAAAGGAACTGGGAAAAGTTAAGAAGGTACTCGGCATGCCAAAATAAATCTCATTTTTCTAATTTTGAAAAAGATAATACGAACTAAAAATAACGACCCTTCGTTTACGCTCAGGGTGACTACATCATGCTACTACAACTAAAAAACATATCAAAAGGATACGGAGAAGCCGGCACGCACAGTTTTCGACCCGTATTAAAGGAATTAAATCTTGAACTGGAGAAAGGACAAAAAGTGGCTATAATCGGACCAAGCGGCTCCGGAAAAACAACCTTGCTGAATCTGGTTGGCGCGTTGGATACTCCCGATTCCGGGGAGGTACTATTTAACGGAACCAACATTACCGGATACACATCAACACAATTGGCGGCATTTCGTAATAAGAATCTTGGTTTTGTTTTTCAGTTGCACCATTTAATGCCACAACTGAGTTTATGGGAGAATGTGTTACTTCCGCTTTTACCACAGGGAAGAGTTACGAAAGAACAAAAAGACTGGGCAGAATACCTGATCAATAAAGTAGGCATTTCAAATCAGCGTAATCAAAAACCATCAGAAATGTCGGGAGGGGAGTGTCAGCGTACTGCTGTGGTTCGTGCCTTGATCAATAAACCTGAACTGATTCTTGCTGATGAGCCCACCGGGGCGCTTGACGAGGCCAATGCCAATGCACTTTCTGAACTTTTAATTCAGCTCAGCGAAGAGGAAGGTGTAACGTTGGTTACCGTAACTCACTCGGCAGAGCTGGCTGAAAAAATGGATACAAAATTCTTACTAAAAAACGGCAAACTGGAGTAGCGAATGTTCTATAAAACAGATGTCATGTTGAGCGGAGTCGAAACATCTGTTTTCAAGGTAGCGATTCTTCGACTACGCTCAGAATGACAAGTTCGGCAAAGTCAAACAAACTATGACCAAATTTCAATACATAATAAAATCTTTTCTGCATTATTTTAAAGCCAACTTGCTGGTGGCAATTGGTGTTGCTATCAGTACTATGGTTTTAACCGGCTCACTGGTGATTGGCGATTCTGTGCGACACAGTTTAACCCAGGCAACCTTTTATCGTTTGGGCGAAACAACACACCTGGTAGCCGTAAAAGAGCGCTATTTTCGTCAGGAAATGGCTTCGGAGATGGAAGCCGTAAATCCTGGATTGAAAGCTACTTCTGTGCTTTTGTTGGAGGGAATGGCTGTAGCAGACGGAGGTCAGGAACGCGCGAATAAAGTTCAGGTGGTTGGTGTTGATGCTGATTTTGAGGAGATCGCAAATACACCATTTTTTGCTGAATTACAAAATAATGAAATCGGCATAAGTGAAAATCTGGCAGAACGCTTACAAAAAGGAGCCGGCGATAATATCCTAGTTCGGATAAAAAAAGCAAGTCTGATACCAATGAACGCGCCGTTTGTGTCGGTAGAGGAAACAAGTGTGGCTTTGCGTGCAACCATAAAGAAAGTGGTTAGTAAGGAAGAGCTGGGGCGCTTTAGTTTGAAAAATTCGCAAACAGCACCCTCCAATATTTTTATGTCGATTGATCGTCTTAATCGATTAATGGAATTTGAAGGAAAAGCCAACCAGATACTGGTTTCAACAGAGCTGGAAACAGCAGTGGTTTCGGAGGTGGTTAATACCTGTTTGACGCCTGCGGACGCCGGATTGATCTTGAAAAAACTAGATGATGGGCGTGAGGTGGAGATTTCTACCGAGCGGGTTTTTATGAAGCCGAAAATTTCTGATCTGCTGGGAAGTTTGCCCGGAGCAGATATGATCTTGACTT
Proteins encoded in this region:
- a CDS encoding ABC transporter ATP-binding protein, which produces MLLQLKNISKGYGEAGTHSFRPVLKELNLELEKGQKVAIIGPSGSGKTTLLNLVGALDTPDSGEVLFNGTNITGYTSTQLAAFRNKNLGFVFQLHHLMPQLSLWENVLLPLLPQGRVTKEQKDWAEYLINKVGISNQRNQKPSEMSGGECQRTAVVRALINKPELILADEPTGALDEANANALSELLIQLSEEEGVTLVTVTHSAELAEKMDTKFLLKNGKLE
- a CDS encoding glycosyltransferase family 4 protein; the encoded protein is MNIIQIIPGSGGSFYCGNCLRDSKYVDALRKLDHQVVKIPMYLPLFSDEHDISDIPIFYGAISTYLKQVYPIFRKAPAWFDKLLNSKPMMKMAASMAGSTRAKGLEDMTISMLLGEQGEQKEELDKMADWIAEHCKPDVIHISNALLLGLAKRLKEKVGVPVVCSLQDEDVWVDAMQPQFQQPIWDLMHERAQDVDALVAVSNYFAGEMKKRMRLDDKKVHTFYLGVDVEDYPYIPVKEKPKNVGYISRMCHKDGFDIVVDAFIELKKKAGFEEVKLIATGGLTGDDKKFFKEQKHKLKEAGLLHQFEMVEEFEGAARHDFFKQVAMISVPVRIGEAFGMYLLEAMASGVPVVQPALGAFPEIVDVSGGGITYSPNTLEKLSESWTELLNDPDKLEKLSQAAYEGTAKKFNIHNHAAEIVELYETLRLRSG
- a CDS encoding GIY-YIG nuclease family protein; protein product: MKLFYVYIVKCSDNSYYVGVTNDIERRLEEHNQGVSENSYTYKRRPVTLVFYETYNDFKIAEQWEKRLKGWSRRKKKALIERNWEKLRRYSACQNKSHFSNFEKDNTN